In a single window of the Littorina saxatilis isolate snail1 linkage group LG5, US_GU_Lsax_2.0, whole genome shotgun sequence genome:
- the LOC138966255 gene encoding cytokine receptor-like factor 1 translates to MGRVSDNRGLPFILWLLHIFLLLCLGSANAMYNGRLGVVKPDDPYLFVGEDLILFCNLTSLDQQVEDSSYLYFTQNGNRIPDDNITILTTRSIRLRSTIGRPDRDEGHFVCWLRQEHSNSRKTIGSQHVKADYSPVSVNDVNCTVYNWENMTCKWELGHNYRHPEYISVTLVWTIRSVLLLHPHLVLLTTLNMFYTKLK, encoded by the exons ATGGGGAGAGTGAGTGACAACAGAGGATTACCTTTCATCTTGTGGCTGTTACACATCTTCCTGCTCCTGTGTCTGGGATCAGCCAATGCAATGTACAATGGCCGCCTTGGAG tggtGAAACCAGATGACCCCTACCTGTTTGTGGGGGAGGACCTGATTCTCTTCTGCAATCTGACCAGCCTGGACCAGCAGGTGGAGGACTCTTCCTACCTGTACTTCACACAAAATGGCAACAGAATCCCCGATGATAACATCACCATTCTCACCACGCGGTCCATCCGCCTCCGTTCCACAATTGGCAGACCTGATCGTGACGAAGGACACTTTGTGTGCTGGTTGCGGCAGGAGCATAGCAACAGCCGCAAGACCATTGGCTCACAGCATGTCAAGGCCGACT ACTCTCCGGTGTCTGTGAATGATGTGAACTGCACAGTGTACAACTGGGAGAACATGACCTGCAAGTGGGAGCTGGGGCATAACTACCGCCACCCTGAGTACATCAGTGTCACCCTTGTCTGGACCATCAGGTCAGTGCTGCTGCTGCACCCACACTTAGTACTGCTCACAACTCTAAACATGTTTTACACAAAGTTAAAATAG